A region of Halalkaliarchaeum desulfuricum DNA encodes the following proteins:
- a CDS encoding DUF7114 family protein, giving the protein MDDAVRARNAAREALSDIEPVRLREVLDDRIADASMTPGVLTLLSARALSPDVDLDTLHGCAAGVQLIYEGLRLTRTLAHEEPWADVAATEADIDADLDVVAADVLVARGFYLLARTEAGDRAVEVVRAFGRDQTRREEGGADVETLDRNLEADVFELAVLAGTTAVDEEPPEELLSYACTLAREYEGDMPPARQALSETTTDHIATLTGGRVPSTTDS; this is encoded by the coding sequence ATGGACGACGCCGTGCGGGCTCGAAACGCCGCGCGCGAGGCGCTCTCGGATATCGAACCGGTGCGGCTCCGAGAGGTTCTCGACGACCGGATCGCCGACGCCTCGATGACTCCCGGAGTTTTGACGCTTTTGAGCGCCCGCGCGCTCTCGCCCGACGTCGATCTCGACACATTACACGGGTGTGCTGCCGGAGTGCAACTCATCTACGAGGGGCTGCGCCTCACCCGGACGCTCGCCCACGAGGAGCCGTGGGCCGACGTTGCGGCCACAGAGGCTGACATCGACGCCGATCTCGACGTCGTCGCCGCCGACGTACTCGTCGCCCGTGGGTTCTACCTGCTGGCCCGCACCGAAGCCGGCGACCGGGCGGTCGAGGTGGTCCGGGCGTTCGGCCGCGATCAGACGCGCCGAGAGGAAGGCGGTGCCGACGTCGAGACGCTCGATCGTAACCTCGAGGCCGACGTGTTCGAACTCGCCGTGCTGGCGGGTACGACGGCCGTCGACGAGGAACCCCCCGAGGAATTGCTTTCGTACGCCTGCACACTCGCCCGGGAGTACGAGGGCGATATGCCCCCGGCCCGGCAGGCACTGTCGGAGACGACCACCGATCACATCGCAACGTTGACCGGTGGGCGAGTGCCGTCGACGACCGATTCCTGA
- a CDS encoding enoyl-CoA hydratase/isomerase family protein, whose protein sequence is MTVRTRTRDRVRTVELANPDRRNAVSPADLNRIERAISHAEQAGEPVVYLAGSDAAFCAGADLGAVASLSDPAAFARHGARVARRIEESEPIVVAGIGGPARGGGVELALACDLRIATPEATFAESGVRLGLFGAWGGTVRLPRIVGEGNALDLSLSGRTIDAEEALRIGLVSRITDDPFDVAADLAQYPPDALRGIKRRIRDRSDLDSQERAEAELFARLHDRYGENLRK, encoded by the coding sequence GTGACCGTTCGGACGAGGACACGCGACAGGGTCAGAACGGTCGAACTCGCGAATCCCGATCGGCGAAACGCCGTGTCGCCGGCCGACCTGAACCGCATCGAACGTGCGATCAGTCACGCCGAACAGGCGGGAGAGCCGGTGGTGTACCTCGCAGGATCGGACGCCGCGTTCTGTGCGGGTGCGGACCTGGGCGCTGTCGCGTCGCTGTCTGACCCGGCGGCGTTCGCCCGACACGGAGCGAGAGTCGCCCGGCGGATCGAGGAGAGTGAGCCGATCGTCGTCGCCGGGATCGGCGGGCCGGCACGCGGCGGCGGCGTCGAACTCGCACTCGCGTGTGACCTCCGAATCGCCACGCCGGAAGCGACGTTCGCGGAGTCGGGTGTCCGGCTCGGACTGTTCGGCGCCTGGGGCGGGACGGTCCGGCTGCCGCGGATCGTCGGCGAGGGGAACGCCCTCGACCTCTCGCTTTCCGGTCGGACGATCGACGCCGAGGAGGCGCTCCGGATCGGGCTCGTCTCCCGGATCACCGACGATCCCTTCGATGTCGCGGCCGATCTCGCCCAGTATCCGCCGGACGCGCTCCGGGGAATCAAACGGCGGATCCGGGACCGGAGTGACCTCGACTCTCAAGAACGCGCCGAGGCGGAGCTGTTCGCCCGGCTCCACGATCGGTACGGTGAAAACCTTCGCAAATGA
- a CDS encoding isochorismatase family protein, whose product MSERVFGEYYVPDVIPESDVHYFDLDGDRSRRAGWGKSPAILVVDLTRAFTEERPAVSQPCVEATADLLEVARDAGVPVVYTTPTPAGTYPRDYRKPTIRSSDGAPSDEHRQWVQKLDEIVPEVEPEDGEQVFEKPRASAFFDTHLSNYLHHYGIDTLIVAGMSTSGCVRATVVDGHSSNFRMIVPPECVADRSVTSHEVSLFDMDMKYADVTPLATVTERLEADD is encoded by the coding sequence ATGAGCGAGCGGGTGTTCGGGGAATACTACGTCCCCGACGTGATTCCGGAGTCAGACGTCCACTACTTCGACCTCGACGGGGACCGATCACGACGGGCCGGGTGGGGCAAATCGCCGGCAATCCTCGTCGTGGATCTGACGCGAGCATTCACCGAGGAACGCCCCGCGGTGAGTCAGCCGTGCGTGGAGGCAACCGCAGACCTTCTGGAAGTGGCCCGGGACGCCGGCGTTCCGGTCGTGTACACGACCCCGACTCCCGCCGGTACGTACCCCCGTGACTACCGGAAACCGACGATCCGATCGTCCGATGGAGCGCCGAGTGACGAGCACAGACAGTGGGTGCAGAAACTGGACGAGATCGTCCCGGAAGTCGAACCCGAGGACGGAGAACAAGTGTTCGAGAAACCCCGTGCGAGTGCCTTTTTCGATACGCACCTCTCGAACTACCTTCACCACTACGGGATCGACACGCTGATCGTGGCAGGAATGTCGACGAGCGGGTGTGTCCGGGCGACCGTCGTCGACGGCCACTCCAGCAACTTTCGGATGATCGTGCCCCCCGAGTGCGTGGCGGATCGGTCGGTGACGTCCCACGAGGTGTCCCTGTTCGACATGGACATGAAGTACGCCGACGTCACCCCGCTGGCGACAGTCACGGAGCGACTCGAGGCGGACGACTGA
- a CDS encoding NAD+ synthase, producing MSELDDERSIFLQGEPPLDLTLSDAELQRTRERITDFIADTVEAAGADGAVLGLSGGIDSTTTAYLAVEALGTDGLHGLLMPSEVNDPETMSDAERVAEDLGIEYDVIEIQPIAETFFDRYPEAADDRMAAGNVYVRTRAVLNYFVANHENRIVLGTGNRSEAMTGYFTKYGDQAVDCNPIGNLYKMQVRQLATHLGVPHDLVMQTPTAGMWVGQTDEEEMGVDYDTLDGILALHVDGPLSVAATVRALDVTADQIHRVVELVEGSEHKRSMPPAPSRE from the coding sequence ATGAGCGAACTCGACGACGAGCGGTCGATCTTCCTCCAGGGGGAACCGCCGCTCGACCTCACGCTTTCGGACGCCGAACTGCAACGAACTCGCGAACGTATCACCGATTTTATCGCCGACACCGTCGAGGCGGCCGGCGCCGACGGCGCCGTCCTCGGCCTCTCCGGCGGGATCGACTCGACGACGACCGCGTATCTCGCGGTCGAAGCGCTGGGGACTGACGGCCTCCACGGCCTGCTCATGCCCAGCGAGGTGAACGATCCCGAAACGATGTCCGACGCCGAGCGCGTCGCCGAGGATCTGGGTATCGAGTACGACGTCATCGAGATCCAGCCGATCGCCGAGACGTTCTTCGACCGGTATCCCGAGGCGGCAGACGACCGGATGGCCGCCGGCAACGTCTACGTCCGGACGCGGGCGGTGTTGAACTACTTCGTTGCGAACCACGAAAACCGGATCGTGCTCGGGACGGGCAACCGCTCGGAAGCGATGACCGGCTACTTCACGAAGTACGGCGACCAGGCGGTCGACTGCAATCCGATCGGTAACCTCTACAAGATGCAGGTGCGCCAGCTCGCGACCCACCTGGGCGTCCCGCACGATCTGGTGATGCAGACGCCCACCGCGGGGATGTGGGTGGGCCAGACCGACGAGGAGGAGATGGGCGTCGACTACGACACACTCGACGGGATCCTGGCGCTGCACGTCGACGGTCCGCTGTCGGTCGCCGCCACTGTCCGAGCCCTGGACGTGACGGCCGACCAGATCCACCGGGTCGTCGAACTCGTCGAAGGCAGCGAACACAAGCGGTCGATGCCGCCGGCTCCGTCGCGGGAGTGA
- a CDS encoding winged helix-turn-helix transcriptional regulator, with protein sequence MADATSPAPNCNIDGTCYCPLTGIIETLSRKYAMQLVSIIGAHDSMRFAEIEHHLPTASTSTISKRLDEFEGAGLVTRSQYNEIPPRVEYALTEEGEEVRDRLRPLLEWASEESN encoded by the coding sequence ATGGCAGATGCAACCTCACCAGCGCCAAACTGCAATATCGACGGCACGTGTTACTGTCCATTAACCGGTATCATCGAAACGTTGAGCCGGAAATACGCCATGCAGTTGGTGAGTATCATTGGGGCGCACGATTCGATGCGATTTGCCGAGATAGAACACCACCTCCCGACTGCAAGCACATCAACGATTTCGAAACGCCTCGATGAATTTGAGGGGGCTGGGCTCGTCACGCGCAGCCAGTATAACGAAATTCCACCCCGTGTCGAATACGCACTAACCGAAGAAGGTGAAGAGGTTAGGGATCGCCTTCGTCCGCTCTTGGAATGGGCGTCCGAGGAGTCAAATTAG
- the merA gene encoding mercury(II) reductase has protein sequence MTKSDTYDLVVLGGGAAAFAAITEADRRGLSTALVNSGLPLGGTCVNVGCVPSKHLLEVGKTAFEPPRTPFKAISYDDGQPATNWHEAIAEKDDLVAGLQHENYASVADHFGTKILEGYGAFSDSRTIEILDGQDAGRSVTGKKILIATGSSPAIPDFPGLTDVPYETSESILERTDLPEHVIMIGGGYVGLEWSQILHHFGASVTILQRSDRVLSAMEPQLGEEIERTFTDEGIEVITGAQIQAIDGSDRTIENDEDVVVAADVGGSNQTFAGSDLFLATGVTPNTDEIGLESAKIATENSGAIQVNKRFQTANPDVYAAGDCIGEPMLETTAAKEGNHAVKNAVGDEGVTIDYQSVPAVVYTSPEVASVGITEAEYVEEFGTCTCRTVRMDDVPKAKAVRDSRGFVQVVKHHETDEIVGVHMVGARAADMISEATLAVKFGLTVDDIIDTVHPFPTFSEAFKHACQAFRRDVSKMSCCVE, from the coding sequence ATGACGAAGTCAGATACGTACGATCTGGTCGTTTTGGGTGGCGGAGCGGCGGCGTTTGCGGCTATCACTGAGGCTGACAGACGTGGACTCTCGACGGCTCTGGTAAATAGTGGTCTCCCATTGGGCGGAACGTGCGTGAATGTCGGTTGCGTCCCCAGCAAACACCTCCTCGAAGTCGGAAAGACTGCCTTCGAGCCGCCCCGTACGCCGTTCAAAGCCATTTCTTACGACGACGGGCAGCCGGCGACGAATTGGCACGAAGCGATTGCGGAAAAAGATGATCTCGTTGCCGGATTGCAACACGAAAACTACGCGAGTGTCGCCGACCACTTCGGCACGAAAATTCTCGAAGGATACGGAGCTTTTTCGGATTCTCGCACCATCGAGATCCTCGACGGCCAGGACGCCGGTCGTTCGGTGACCGGTAAAAAGATACTGATCGCAACTGGCAGTTCACCGGCAATTCCCGACTTTCCGGGATTAACCGACGTACCCTACGAAACGAGTGAGTCGATCCTCGAACGAACTGACTTGCCCGAACACGTCATCATGATCGGCGGCGGCTACGTGGGGTTGGAATGGAGTCAGATACTCCATCATTTCGGGGCGAGTGTAACCATCCTGCAACGCTCAGACCGCGTGCTCTCTGCGATGGAACCGCAACTTGGTGAGGAAATCGAGCGGACATTCACCGACGAGGGGATCGAGGTTATCACCGGTGCACAGATTCAGGCAATCGATGGGTCGGATCGTACTATCGAGAACGACGAGGATGTCGTCGTTGCTGCGGATGTGGGTGGGAGCAACCAGACGTTTGCGGGGAGCGATCTCTTCCTCGCAACCGGGGTCACCCCGAACACCGACGAAATCGGCCTGGAATCCGCCAAGATAGCGACCGAGAACAGCGGTGCGATACAAGTCAATAAGCGGTTTCAAACCGCAAATCCCGACGTGTATGCGGCCGGTGACTGTATCGGGGAACCAATGCTTGAAACTACGGCCGCGAAGGAGGGAAATCACGCCGTGAAGAATGCCGTTGGCGACGAAGGGGTGACGATTGATTACCAAAGTGTTCCGGCGGTGGTTTACACCAGTCCCGAGGTTGCTTCTGTGGGTATCACGGAAGCCGAGTATGTGGAGGAGTTTGGCACTTGTACCTGTCGAACCGTTCGCATGGACGACGTGCCGAAGGCGAAGGCTGTCCGGGATAGTCGCGGCTTTGTACAGGTTGTCAAGCATCACGAAACGGATGAGATCGTCGGCGTGCACATGGTCGGGGCCCGAGCAGCAGACATGATCTCGGAGGCAACTCTGGCCGTAAAGTTTGGCCTGACAGTGGACGACATTATCGATACGGTTCACCCGTTTCCGACTTTCTCGGAGGCCTTCAAACACGCCTGTCAGGCGTTCCGTCGGGATGTCTCAAAAATGAGCTGCTGCGTCGAATAG